From Triticum aestivum cultivar Chinese Spring chromosome 7B, IWGSC CS RefSeq v2.1, whole genome shotgun sequence:
GGATCGACGGAGGTCCTCACAAGAGAAGAACCAGGCAAGACACCGGTTGTGTCCTCTAGAGTCGCCtaggcggtggccttcatgggacccaagcggcggcgaactcccgtgttctacttctccttgatgatggcggcagacgcggaggcgccgaccaccgactcgtcgctctccgcgcacccaacttctgtctctgcctgcatagCATGGTCGCAGGCATGGGCGGCGTGGTCGTAGACATGAGCGGCGCAGTATGACGTGGTGTTGTCGACGGCAGTGATGACGTCCGTGCcggtgtggagcaactcgccactcctcatcgggTGGATCTGGAGCGACGAGTTGCTAAACCATGCAGTGGCTTGGGGTGACAACTTGCTCCGTCGGGTCAGGCGtgggaggtggagcagcgagctgcaGCTCGTATCCGGCCGACTCGATGGGCCAGCCAACCGGCTtgtatgccggagaactgctcttcggAAGCCATCAGAAtagtggtgaaggaggagatgggggaagCGGTGGAGGGGTGTGGTTCTTgcccggcgtttggcctcgtttaaatagagggtggACCGGAGGAGCTCAGTAGGCGTTGTGTTTAATACCAGTCCGCTCATGAACGGAGAGTAGGTTTCTCGGCATCCATGCAGGGTTAATGGAGGCGTATGAATGCGGTGACGGGGCGTGTTCAGCcgagcgtgcagcgggcggcgccctcgGCCGGCGAGCCGCTTCAATGACGGAGGCAGTGACAGGCCGTGTCCGCCCCGAGCCACCTTCAATGCGGAGCGCGCTCTACAgcagcatgaatgcgggcagctggcgtcagGAGGGATAAGCGCGTGGGAGAAAGAGTGGTTTTTGTGGACCAGGACGGTCAGAGGCaggcttgggatcggtccggactacAGCAAACCTCCTCACTTTTGTCTTCGGTTTGTAGGAGAAATCGCGTCCGGACCGCCGCGGACTGCTACAGGTCGACGTTAAATGGCTTTCATGATCGAGACGGTTGCGGAAGATTTACGGGCAGGGGCAGAGCCAGGATTTGACCATAGGGGGGGCGAAGAAGACAATGAACCTATATAAAGTTTTCTTTCTGACAATGAACACCAGATTATATGTATTTTGTAACTAGAAAAATGTATTAGTTTCTCACATTAGTTTGAATGTGTCTCTTACGCCTAAAACACATAGAACAAAGTGGATAATCTTATGTGGTGTGTTTTTGGTCCTAGCTTGTTGTGTAAATATTAGTCATTCCAAAATATTCGATCGGTAGTTTGTATAAGAACTAATTTCActttcggaaatgttaacgcccacacgtgtgggcgttagccaactcgcccacacgcctccatcaccgtcCAAcgccttttgcacgaatcttggcataaaAAGGCTGATTTTGTGTGCCAGGTAGGACAAagcgtgtgtgtggtgtgtgacatagttcgcccaCACATCCGATTTGCCACACGGAGGgaccggtgtgtgggcgtttagcagttcacccacacaccagttttcagtcacgcacaagggctgaTGTGTGGGCGTTTGACATCTCGCCCACacgtccgcctcctctcccacacccaagctgccagttgccatgcgttttgcagtgtacatggcaactgccctagtgtgattgcaagcagatggcaactctctcttttcttACCCAAACATGTCAGTTGCCGtatgttttgcatggtacatggcaaactgccctagcatgcacgtaagcagatgacaactctttctttttacatggcaactgccctaacgtgcttgtgagcacatggcaactctctcttttacccgaacatgtttttttgccatgccattttttcagtgctagacggcaactgcctagtgttagtaggtggcaactcctaaagtttttgaaatcatggcaactgcaatagaccagaccacacatggcaacagctgtagttgtccaaaaaatggcaatctggaagtttgacctgagatggcaactgcagttgagcagacatggcaactgtagttgtccgacatggcaactgtagttcagcgacatggcaactgcacttaaacGAACATAGACGAGGGTCCGGCCCATGGCAATTGCGCGCACGCGGTAAAGTGTCACGTGGGGCGTacgggaccacgaggtacgaggcccgACGTACCGGATGTGTGGGTGTTATCTattttcgcccacacgcacgcgtgtaagaGGGACTGGGAGGGAAAAAAAGAGGCGTGTGGGCGCTAATTATTTTGCCCACACACAACCGTGTGTGCTGGTCCTCTTAGGCACGGCACAGAACGTGTGGGCAGATttcttaacgcccacacgtgtggcagttatcgggacccttCACTTTTAAGCTCTCATGTATGCGAACAAGTATATTGATTTCTACTTGGACTGACATACAAACCCAGATGATAGAATTTGTGCATGCCTAATTTTGGGTACTACCTATTTTTGAGAATAAATCAAGAAATTGTAACCCTAATTAATGTCATCTAAAGCAAGAAGTTTCTGGTCTTCTCGAGACAGGTGCGGATTAGTTCATCACAGTATCAATCTGCGAAGGATTCGACGAGACTCACCGCAACGCTGATCCATTGTGCAGATGCCCTAGTCGAACTTCCCCTTTGCGGCTGCGCAGGGAGCGTGCgtgcgttcgccgccgccgccgaaacgATCGATGAAGGATGCGATCAATGGAGGATGCCCTGGTGGGCTTTCCTACTAGTGTGGGCTAACCAACAAATAGAGATGGGCTTTAACTTGCAAAGTTCCGGGCTTCAAGCCTTGACGCACGGTTAGGGGGGGCAGTTAGTCAAAAATCTACCTGACCGAGATTAATCTCCTTATACGTAGATCACGGCACTTAACGTACAACNNNNNNNNNNNNNNNNNNNNNNNNNNNNNNNNNNNNNNNNNNNNNNNNNNNNNNNNNNNNNNNNNNNNNNNNNNNNNNNNNNNNNNNNNNNNNNNNNNNNNNNNNNNNNNNNNNNNNNNNNNNNNNNNNNNNNNNNNNNNNNNNNNNNNNNNNNNNNNNNNNNNNNNNNNNNNNNNNNNNNNNNNNNNNNNNNNNNNNNNNNNNNNNNNNNNNNNNNNNNNNNNNNNNNNNNNNNGATGCCTCTAATAACTGTTGTGCCAAGTGCGCTATGCTGGTGAGTGGACTTGCATTCGAAATCTTATGCAGGTGAGACCATGTGAGAGGGGAGGGATGGGCAGATCTTCAACGCAGTCGCCCATATGTACTGTGGTTGCTAATAGTCCTGTGGTTGACCATGAACTTGTATGTCGGGTGTGGTTTTGGTTGGAAGATTGACGAGATGCCTCTCAACCCATTTGGAGTTAAACGGTCCATCATTAACTATTTGCATTATCAGTTTCACTGAGAAATGAAATTAACTCCTTGGTTTGAAAGCAATGAAGTAAAACGATGACACTTATTTTTTTCTCAAATACTCACAAGCATGCGTATCATATATTGATAAAGAGACTCATTCACGGTTTGAGTACAATGCCAAAAGCCAAAAGCACACCAAGCTAATCCCTAGGATTAAAACCACAACAACTATAAACAAGAATGAAAGAACTTTCCTTGCCCTATCCCTAGCCAAGAATGCAAAGAAGACGGGGGACGGCACTTATTTTGGATTGAGGAGTACATGATTGTTTACAATCTTATATACAAATAAACAGGGTCCGCCTCATATAGTCATACGTTAAGCGATTTTCAGAAGAGAAAACCCTACAATGTTAAGCATGCTTGcattttccgcaaaaaaaaaagcatGCTTGCATGATTGACGCCGCCGGCTGAGAGTTAGATCGATGAAACTCCTAGCTTACTGATGAGCAGCTTGGACGAATACTTTTACTTGAATAAAGCTCTCGAAATTCCCCCCGCGTAAAAATACACCCTACGCACCCGCGTTGGGATGGAGTCTGACCAGAACACTCTCAAAATAGTAGTCCGCACGCAGTTGTCTCAAAAGGACTAAAACGTACATATACAAAATACTCTAGTAGGAAACTAGTTAAGAGTACATTGGAGGCAAAGGTGCTTTGCCGCTACATAGATGGTATGTGCCTAAATCCGTGGACGGAGCAAGCTTTCATGGCAGACCGCCGGAGCAACCATACCCTGTAGGTCTTCTGATGAAATACAGTAGGCGGTCTGCAACGCCCGTGTCTCGGGGTTGTAGTATCCCAACACTCTCCCCGTGCTGAGAAGCACCCTCCCGTCCTTCGGATCAACGGCCAACAGCCTGGTCTCCGCCGACGGGTACAGCTGCCGAAACTCCCCGAGCTCGATACGGCAAGGCCATGCCGACCAAGAGCCCGCTGCACCTCCCAATGTCCACACGTCGATGGCGTTCGCGCCCGTGTCCGAGCACACGACGCACACGTTCCCTTGGAGCTCGGCAATGGACGTGATCTGGCCGCGGTCGCATGGCGGCCCTGGCAGCACCGCGAACTCCCGCGTGCCGACGTCGAGCGCCAGCAGCTCACACCGGCTTGAAGCTGGTTTATcatcgtcgccgtcgtcttccaccatCCAGTAGAGTTTCCCGTCGGCATAGGCAGGCTGCATGTCGACCGCCGGCGGCCTTGGCGGGGGGCTGATTGGGATCCACGGTGACGGCGTGATGCCCATGAGCTGGACGTAGCACTTCATCGGTTGGTGATGTCGAGAGCCCGTCTCAGTCTCAGGACGGACGAGGCGTGCCAGCACGTGCTCGTTCCTACGCAGGTCGTAACCCAACCCTATCCAGCCATCAGAATAAGGAGAATTTGGTGGGTCTGTTTTTACGCGGCATCCGTAGTTCCTGATAGGGTTGCAGACGAAGTCGACGCGGGAGCCGCCGTCCATGTGGGTGACGAGGACGAGGCCGTGGCAGGGCCTGGAGCACACCGTCGACATAGACGTCTCGTGTAGGCTAGGGATCTCCTGTTGCATGCTCCGGCGGAACACCAGTGGCAGTGGGTAGAAGTCGAGGGCGTTCAAGAAGGGGCGGAGGAGGACGAGCATGAGCCGAGGGCTCTTGTTGCCCAGGTTCGCGTGGAGCGCGTGCGTCCGGGCGAACCGGTCGCTCTCGATCACCGCGCGCCACCCTTTGCACACGTGCGCCAGGGAGGCAACCGACCGTGCGGGTCGCCACTTGAGGACGTCCGACCACGCCTTCCTCCATGGGGAGGAGAAGGCGATCTCCTCGCTCGTGCGGCCCACGGGCACGAGGCTCTCCTCCAGCAACCCCGCGGTGCTGTAGGAAATCTTGGCTTGTTCGGCGGCGGAAACGATCTCCGTCGGCGAGACCAGCACCTctgggacgccgccgccgccttggagGTCGAACGCGAGCACGCCCACCTCCGTGGCGAACATGATCTTCTGCACATTGCCCGCTAGGTAGGTTTCGAGGGGAGAAATCCAGGGTACCCGCAGCAGGTCGAGCTGGGGCCTGCAGGTCTGTGGGTGAAGCACGCGGTAGAGCTTCTCCCATTGCCCGGAATCTCGACAGGCCAGCCGCCAGATGCAGTAAGGGTCGACGTCGCTTCCTCGACCGCCGCGGAAGACACACATGCACAAGCGTCTGCCGAGTACCGTCAGCTCGAGCGGAACATCATTGCCTTGTGCTGATGGGGGTGTCGCCAGCAGACCAAAGGTCTCGTCGCCTACATCGAAGGTGACGATGTTGCTGCCGCCACGACCCTGGAGGAAGTGCAGGTACCCATCACAGAACACGGCAGGATGAACTCGCACAGGGACGCGTGAGGGGGGAGTCTGCCGAGGGACGACTCTCCACTGCATCGACACATCGAGCGAGAAGACCTCGCAACAGGGGGTGGAGCCGGAGTTAAAGAGCCGCACCACCTTGTGCTCCTTGGTGATCGGGCTGTAGCCCAGGCCGTAGGACTCGCCCATGGCCATGCCCCACCGGCGATCGTCGCTGTCAGGGAGGGGCAGAAGCACGCCGGTGCTTGCGTTGTAGACATAGTAGCCGCTGCCGGGCAGGCGGTGGAGTAGAACGAGGCCATTGCAAGGCTTGGTGAGGACCTTATCGATTAGCCACCTGTTGTCCGGGTCCTCGGGGTGCCCCGTTGTGAAGAAGAGCTTGGGCGTGGACCGGTGACGGTTGGCCTCACGGAGGTGGAGCTCGACGAAGGAGGCCGACGTGAGCGTTGCGGCCCACGAGCGCGACATGCAGCGGAGGCGGCCGACCGACTTGGCCGGCAGCCGGGCAAAGATCTCCACGAGGAGATCATCCGGTAGCGTCGTCAACTGAGCACGACCGCTCAGCGCACACTTGTTGGCACACCTCGTCGTCTCGGGTGTCTGCAGCACGGATCGTTGCTCGCGGCTATGGTCCAAGTCAAAGACGAGGCGCTGCAGCGACAAGGGCGTGGCCATGGATGTATGTTACTAGATGTTCGTCACCTGATCCCCGTCGTgtgttgtatatatatataggcCTGGCTTGGTGCCGTCGATGGATGGGAGTCCGTCTCGGGCTGGCACCTGCAAGGTAATAATCTACCGGACATTCAGACTCGTTCGAGTAAGTACCACTGGCAATGAATCAGAACTTGAAAACATTTTTCGTTTGCTATAGGATTGAAGCAAACCCGAGGCCAAAAAAAAATCAACATGGAAATCTTTTAACGTTTACAACGACCAAAAATACGTCGTAACACTCCAACAATTAacgtattagagcatctccaaaggGCGCGCTAGAAAAAAAATGACTATATCGCGCGCGAACCAAAATTGGCGCTCCAGCAGACGCGCTAAAATTCTGCGCGCGGTAAAGTAGGTTCAGCGCGTTGAAAAAAACGGCATCGCGCGCTGCTTATTTGGTGCGCGCACTCGCGCGCGCTGGACATGCCAATCGGGCACACGAATCTCACCCACCGTCGGAACTGAAACCTGCGCCGGCGCCTCCGCTCGCACTCGCTCCGGCGACCCATCGACGCTTCCCCCGCCTGTCCGCGGCGCGCTGCCGCAGCTTCGTCCACCTTCTCTCCTCGTTGCGGCCCCTCGAGCGCACTGTTCCTTCGACGAACATCGCCCGGCGGCATTTGTAGCTCGGCGCCCACAAGGTATTTGACAAAACGCTTGCAAAGGTATACATTGCTAAAAACATTATATTtgtagatgaatttgatgcatgttATTTGTCGTTTTAAAATAGTTTGAATTCAGCTTTTTAGATGAGTTCGTCTCATGATTCTTCCGACCAAGAATTTGATCTTCAAGAGGAGGACGtcgcaatgatcctagctatgcacgtTAATAAAAAGCTGAAGCACGATGGTTCTGTTATCGGTCGTAAGAAATTGTGGAGGCACAGGATCGATCCCCATGATAGATTGATGAGGTACTATTTTGTGGAGAATCTCATATAACCCGAGTCCTACTTTCAGCCCGTTTTAGGATGAGCATCAGGTTGTTCAAAAACATTGCGGAGAAACTGGCGAGCCATGAtcggttttttcagcaaaggaggaatgtcgCCGGAGAACTCCGGCATAGCACCTTTCAAAAGATGACAGCCGCTTTGCCTATGTTGGCATACAGTATTCCGGGGGATCTAGTTGATGAccacttggctatgggtgagagccaagccatcatgtgtgtcaagcgcttcgcggTCGGAACTATACAAGTGTTTGGTCCGGAATATTTGAGAGCTCTCAATGCTGAACACACCGCAAGGCTTTTGGAAATGAACAAACCTCGCGGGTTTACAGTTATGCTTGGCTCAAATAGATTGCGTGCATTGCAGTTGGAAGAAATGTCCTAAGGGATGGCATGGACAATTCCACGACCAGAAAGAGGGtttcactataatccttgaagcggtggccgatcaggagacttggatttggcatgcttttttcGGAATGCCTAGATCTTGCAATGACATCAATGTTCTTCAGTGGTCACCACTCATGCATAGGGTTGCAAATGGTGAAACTCCAATGTGGAGTTTGTAGCAAATGGtcatacatacaactatggctactatcttgcggatgATATCGACCTAAGGTGGCAAATACTTGTCAAGCCGTTGACAAAACCgcaaggtaagaaaaatcttgattttcacaatgctcaggcggcggcggctaggaaagATATGAAGAGATCTTTTGGGATTTTGGAAGCCCAacttgctattgtgagaggacaagctagattttgggatcaaacgATCTTTTGGTACATTGTTTGATCATCAAGAGTGAGCGTGGGCAAGATTTAGACTATTCTCACTATGAGTTGTTTGAGACATCCCATGTGAGTGCGGAGGAGGGATGCAAGGCTGGAACACTTTATTGCCTCCTATCATGCATTCGACGTGCCGAAACGCATGATATACTTTAAAAGGATCTAGTCAAGGAGTGGTGGTCATGAAATGGGCGACAAAACTAGTTTGATATTGTATGTTTGTTGTAGTGTTGACTATGGATTGCATCACTATGAACTACTTgcaggaaatatgcactagaggcaataataaaattattattttatatttccttattcatgataaatgtttattgttcatgctagaattgtattaaccagaaacttgatacatgtgtgaatacatagacaaaactgtgtatccctagtatgcctctactagactagctcgtagatcaaagatggttaagtttcctagccatgggcaTGTGTTGAaatgatgaatgggatcacatcagtaggagaatAATGTTTTGGACAAGACCcagccgttagcttagcataataatcgttcagttttattgctactgctttcttcatgtcaaatatatattcctccgactatgagattatgcaactcccggacaccggaggaatagctttgtgctatcaaacgtcacaatgtaattgggtgattataaagatgctctacaggtatctctgaaggtgtttgttgggttagtatagatcgagattaggatttgtcactctgagtatcggagaggtatctctaggccctctcggtaatgcacatcatatgaagccttgcaagtaatgtgaataatgagttagttacgggatgatgcactacggaacgagtaaagagacttgccggtaacgagattgaactatgtatgaagataccgacgttagaatctcgggcaagtaacataccgatggcaaagggaataacgtaggttgacattgcggttcgatcgataaagatcttcgtagaatatctgggaaccaatatgagcatccaggttccactattggttattgaccgaagaggtgtctcggtcatgtttacatagttctcgaacctgtagggtccgcacgcttaacgttcgatgacgatatgtattatatgagttatgttttttggtgaccgaaggttgttcggagtctcggatgagatcacgaacatgacgaggactctctaaatggtcgagaggtaaagattgatatattggaaggttataaacagacaccggaatggtcccggaagattttcggagtaccgggaggttaccggaaccccccgggaaagttaatgggcctcatgggatgtcgtggttctaagtctgacagtagtgtaggggggtactaaaggagaggcaagatcctagctatggagtagttctatacgcaagggatttacgagttcaggcccttctcggaggaagtaacagccctacgtctcggagcccggaggcggtcgactggattatatgcgtatgaattacatgggtgcgaaccctttacactgaggagggggtggctcatatagagtccgccagacccctccggccctcagttatgcagggtttaagatacattaagattgggcattactggtaacgctacacataaagtgctatgatgaccataaaagctacttaatgaccgaactttggcgtgcagagtgactttagatctcctggccgtcgagtggttggcttcatggtcgagtgtcttcgagtcagtcgagtggaacacttccgaGTCGATTGAccggtggtttcttctagagatgtccttgggtagggtagttcggacaggtccgtgaccctaccctaggtacatagcttcatcattagcccccgaatggatcaaggtttgagtggggaaggagttgagaattcttccgacccaTTTTTCATGCTATGAGTATGACTTAttctggatcaatgaactttaggtgacggcaccaacttctttttcagtcatcttgatccattctttgtatccatCGAGTGAAGTTTTCACTTGGAGAGCTCCGAGCGACAGAGCGGAGGAGATCTTTCGTCTGACGAGTTTTTCTGCAACCCGCGGATTTTGTgggattcaaattttgggaagcgcgcggggcggagcgaggccgcagtaatcggatgggataagggAGGGCCTCCAcgatctctgcgccacctttttcgccacgtatcgcgcgcgcgacagttgcgggatttgacaggatcgtccgggcctacatgtcagtcactcggaagcaacctcatataaggcgccggacgggggGTTTTGAACAGTGCGTTCTCATTTCTTCCTCTCTTCTCTAGACTTATCCGCCGCGTTCACTTCCGCCTCAGTGCCGCTGCCCCGTGCGCGTCCCGCCGGCGatgatggtgaaagagaagacgatGGCCTAggagcgggcgaagaaagcgacGGTGAAGGCGAAGGAAAGGGCGACCAGTCGGAGCGGATCTTCATCGAGGgtcggcctgccgccgggctggatccagggcgactggatccgctcgacaattaTTCAAGCAGATCTTGACGACCTGGCCGacggaggactgatcccccatggatcggcgcggctcccggggaaggagtccgagccgcaacctcaggagggtgagtgcgttctcttggccacccatgtcgaccatGGGTtttctttgctgcatcaccctttctttcggggatttctgaatttctttggggcgcaaccccaccacttcacacccaacaccatcgtgtacctcgctgctttcgtgtctttgtgcgagaatttcttgggttgccgacctcattggggtcttttcaagcacatcttcacttgtcgctctcagacggtgaaaaaggccaatccgagtgatgagagaacacaagtgatttagatgtgtgggggtcttggggttcagttGAGAGGAAAAAGCTCCTTTCCGACCATGATCTTACCCGACTCggtccgtggatggcagtcgacctggttctactgcaaagaccagtcgacgccagggcagtcgactgggctccctcctttttccatggaacGAGTGATGAAGCCTTCCTCTCTGAAGGTGGTCCCGGAAGATAAGGCGGaggttaaggtgctggtcgagcgtgtcgtccagcttatccgtgacggggtgactggcatggacctcttggaggtcttcctccgacgatgcatccagccgcttcaagctcgagaccatccgatgtggttgtactctggcactgaggataccactcggatccacccggaggagattGACGAAGCCACGCTGGAGCAGTGGCTGGccagcatcacagggaacaaagacaacccccgaggagccaggagggttcctccactcgaccaatcatacgaagtagacAAGGTCCGATTCTGCATTTCTGACTGTGATTCtgctttcttcattctgtttgcttgaaatcagtcgactgactttcgtcttgtttgttgtcttctaggccacgactaagatgtactcgacgcccaatggGGCGCAGGAACaggccgaggagggagaggcgagcggaggtgaaagtgaggagTGGCAATCGgatggtgagggggaagaggatgacgacagatccagcgaagaggaggaggaggaggaggaagtcgatcctcctcgtacggaaaggcgatccaagctcatccACGACCCCGCGAGCGAGCGTGGCAAAGCGATTGCGCCCGTTGGGCAATCGTCAAAGCGCCCTCAGgcggcttctccggcgccgactgagaaagcgccgaagcatccacgagcggcgccatcaaagccgccgaaggccttgcccaagatgagaatggccattcccactatctccgggtaacagcagaacttgtgttttcttgtttaGCACGGACGAGCTCTTGGTCGACTCATTCATTAACtgactggtttctgaaatctgcagtgctgctacctccgagacctccgctAAGAACGAcgaccaggaaatggaagacgccgccacctccaaccctggtacccTCTCTTGCagtttcacttttggtcgattggattttcgtTTCTAACTCTGGATTTATTCTGCAGCTCCTcttcatgtcattgatctccctgatgatgagaACGAGGTGCCACTGAGAGCGAGGAAGAATAAAAAGGCACCGGCTGGCAAGACCACTCGGACTGCATTAGTGCCTGAGGCATCAGTTCAAGAAGGTGGCGATTTCACTCAGCATTTTGTGTCCTTcactgtgccgctgacgagtgcccggCCTTCGTCGTCGATTGCTGAtccgccctcccttttcgccacacaccacgtcccagaggaccaagtgggtgctgctaaggaggctatacgccaggcagggatcatgatggagcaggtgaaggcgatccgggaagccagccaagcggcttatgatgctagctcagcccttcagagcaatgtccaggttagttggtcaccgcttgttctattaggatatgctatctgaagacttccTTTCCggagatctttgtatctgtacaatcactgggtgtgtcaattgattttttggattggtgggggcatgctgagtgcacccactgggtgtagtccctgagactatggtggacagctggcagtcgactgtagtctttgtattttgaatttcttcattccaacttcttcactcggtctggtcggaccatgtcgaatggaatcttggaaccggtggg
This genomic window contains:
- the LOC123161255 gene encoding uncharacterized protein — translated: MATPLSLQRLVFDLDHSREQRSVLQTPETTRCANKCALSGRAQLTTLPDDLLVEIFARLPAKSVGRLRCMSRSWAATLTSASFVELHLREANRHRSTPKLFFTTGHPEDPDNRWLIDKVLTKPCNGLVLLHRLPGSGYYVYNASTGVLLPLPDSDDRRWGMAMGESYGLGYSPITKEHKVVRLFNSGSTPCCEVFSLDVSMQWRVVPRQTPPSRVPVRVHPAVFCDGYLHFLQGRGGSNIVTFDVGDETFGLLATPPSAQGNDVPLELTVLGRRLCMCVFRGGRGSDVDPYCIWRLACRDSGQWEKLYRVLHPQTCRPQLDLLRVPWISPLETYLAGNVQKIMFATEVGVLAFDLQGGGGVPEVLVSPTEIVSAAEQAKISYSTAGLLEESLVPVGRTSEEIAFSSPWRKAWSDVLKWRPARSVASLAHVCKGWRAVIESDRFARTHALHANLGNKSPRLMLVLLRPFLNALDFYPLPLVFRRSMQQEIPSLHETSMSTVCSRPCHGLVLVTHMDGGSRVDFVCNPIRNYGCRVKTDPPNSPYSDGWIGLGYDLRRNEHVLARLVRPETETGSRHHQPMKCYVQLMGITPSPWIPISPPPRPPAVDMQPAYADGKLYWMVEDDGDDDKPASSRCELLALDVGTREFAVLPGPPCDRGQITSIAELQGNVCVVCSDTGANAIDVWTLGGAAGSWSAWPCRIELGEFRQLYPSAETRLLAVDPKDGRVLLSTGRVLGYYNPETRALQTAYCISSEDLQGMVAPAVCHESLLRPRI